The following are from one region of the Salvia splendens isolate huo1 chromosome 2, SspV2, whole genome shotgun sequence genome:
- the LOC121764363 gene encoding probable F-box protein At2g36090 has product MNMASPTTTTATAEPGGFSDLHPDVIKSHILSRLDGPALGSSASCSPTLRRLSDDDSLWSNICESTWPSTSTSRLRHVISSFPGGGPRAFFSHAFPIASSGGNLARSQSAPPPELISAVDVHYKNDLIFTKIQETETESGWFRCSPFRVDLLEPKDVVPTAMKHPEGDEECKEMIENMNLSWILIDAAGRRAANLSSQRPVAVQRHWLTGEVQARYASILAVDGVRVQCAIVVTCGGAESGEMQVREVSLEMEDMDGTHLNGKDSLVFLQGGLEGRKGTGRNRVEEGQRRYAEFVEMTRERKERKQRTEGALDVFCVAFGVSIFVALCCFLFN; this is encoded by the coding sequence ATGAATATGGCCTCACCAACCACCACCACTGCCACGGCGGAGCCAGGCGGATTCTCCGATCTTCATCCCGATGTCATTAAGTCACACATCCTGAGCCGGCTGGACGGTCCAGCCCTGGGCTCCTCCGCCAGCTGCTCCCCCACCCTCCGCCGCCTCTCCGACGACGACAGCCTCTGGTCAAACATCTGCGAATCGACGTGGCCGTCCACCTCCACGTCACGGCTGCGCCACGTCATCTCCTCTTTCCCCGGCGGCGGCCCCCGCGCATTCTTCTCCCACGCCTTTCCGATTGCGAGCAGCGGAGGCAACCTCGCCCGCAGCCAGTCCGCGCCGCCGCCGGAGCTGATCTCCGCCGTCGACGTGCACTACAAAAACGACCTAATTTTCACGAAAATCCAGGAGACCGAGACCGAGAGCGGGTGGTTCCGGTGCTCGCCTTTCAGAGTCGACCTGCTGGAGCCAAAAGATGTGGTTCCGACGGCGATGAAGCACCCGGAGGGGGACGAGGAGTGCAAGGAGATGATCGAGAACATGAATTTGAGCTGGATCCTGATCGACGCCGCGGGGCGGCGGGCGGCGAACCTCTCGTCGCAGCGGCCGGTGGCGGTGCAGCGGCACTGGCTGACCGGAGAGGTGCAGGCGCGGTACGCATCGATCCTGGCCGTGGACGGCGTGCGCGTGCAGTGCGCGATCGTTGTGACGTGCGGAGGGGCGGAGAGCGGGGAGATGCAGGTGAGGGAGGTGAGTTTGGAGATGGAGGACATGGATGGAACGCATTTGAATGGGAAGGACAGTTTGGTCTTTTTGCAAGGGGGGTTGGAGGGTAGAAAAGGAACGGGAAGGAATAGGGTGGAGGAGGGGCAGAGAAGGTACGCGGAGTTTGTCGAGATGACGAGAGAGAGGAAGGAGAGAAAGCAGAGGACGGAGGGGGCATTAGATGTCTTCTGCGTCGCGTTTGGGGTTTCCATTTTTGTTGCTCTTTGCTGttttctttttaactaa